The Streptomyces sp. NBC_01244 genome contains a region encoding:
- a CDS encoding phosphatase PAP2 family protein, whose product MRTDQILPRLERVFARLDREPERPAHLQTPRMSRHRVVLLGATLAIYLAIVVAVLTTSWLVRLDWQIMFFRPYEQWPQLHAFLDYLVVLGQRGPTAVMVAAWLGWRSWRQHTLRPLITLGVALLLLNITVGAVKLGLGRLGPHYATEIGSAELFAGGDIFPSGHTANAVVTWGILAYLASTVVTRRVLSLVSAVVSLSVGATTVYLGTHWVSDVLLGWLAGLLVLLALPWFEPAIAMAEAYVFDLRARLRSLVEAGQVPESLTGLLVPVLSAGGKWQLQRAAAEPSERPSAQPVPTVQPAQAMQPVQPVVVLRQSEPAEPAQVPVPVPGPVPASVSASASVQAAGHQPAARPAVHLSGRPHLIRSERTPITPAGSRRPAHAERAPVRGAAPRPAAGG is encoded by the coding sequence GTGCGTACCGACCAAATCCTGCCCAGACTGGAGCGGGTGTTCGCCCGGCTGGACCGGGAACCAGAGCGACCGGCTCATCTGCAAACACCGCGGATGAGCCGGCACCGCGTCGTGCTCCTCGGAGCGACCCTCGCCATCTACCTGGCGATCGTCGTCGCGGTCCTGACCACCTCGTGGCTCGTCCGCCTCGACTGGCAGATCATGTTCTTCCGGCCGTACGAGCAGTGGCCGCAGCTCCACGCCTTCCTCGACTACCTCGTCGTCCTGGGCCAGCGCGGCCCCACCGCGGTCATGGTCGCCGCCTGGCTCGGCTGGCGGTCCTGGCGGCAGCACACCCTCCGCCCGCTGATCACCCTCGGCGTGGCGCTGCTGTTGCTCAACATCACCGTGGGCGCCGTCAAGCTCGGCCTGGGTCGACTCGGTCCGCACTACGCCACCGAGATCGGCTCCGCCGAACTCTTCGCCGGTGGCGATATATTTCCTTCGGGGCACACCGCCAACGCCGTGGTGACCTGGGGAATCCTGGCCTACCTGGCGTCCACCGTGGTCACCCGCCGGGTGCTTTCGCTGGTCTCCGCCGTGGTCTCCCTGAGCGTCGGCGCCACCACCGTCTACCTCGGCACCCACTGGGTCAGCGACGTCCTGCTCGGCTGGCTCGCCGGCCTGCTCGTGCTACTGGCGCTGCCGTGGTTCGAGCCGGCCATCGCCATGGCCGAGGCCTACGTCTTCGACCTGCGCGCACGGCTGCGCAGCCTCGTGGAGGCCGGGCAGGTGCCCGAGTCCCTCACCGGGCTGCTCGTCCCGGTGCTCTCGGCCGGAGGCAAGTGGCAGCTCCAGCGGGCCGCCGCCGAGCCGTCCGAGCGGCCGTCGGCGCAGCCCGTGCCGACTGTGCAGCCCGCGCAGGCCATGCAGCCCGTACAGCCCGTGGTCGTTCTTCGGCAGTCGGAGCCGGCCGAGCCCGCGCAGGTGCCGGTCCCGGTCCCGGGCCCGGTTCCGGCGTCGGTTTCCGCTTCCGCTTCCGTGCAGGCCGCGGGGCACCAGCCGGCCGCCCGGCCCGCCGTTCACCTCTCCGGCCGTCCGCACCTGATCCGTTCGGAGCGGACGCCGATCACCCCGGCCGGCAGCCGCCGCCCGGCCCACGCCGAGCGGGCCCCGGTGCGCGGCGCGGCGCCCCGCCCGGCCGCCGGCGGCTGA
- a CDS encoding DUF1684 domain-containing protein: MSADATDTGETDVADDTDATDATGATDETDDPATAWKQWHEHRVAAVSSPYGPLALTGTHWLADYPEGRIPAVPGHWRAAAGGVTLTAAPGDGITLDGEPLAGAAVLAADEAPPAHSRLRAGEVRLVVIRREGEWAVRVFDPAAPGRAAFTGIEATPYDPAYAVPGHFSPYGQDRTVQVENVDGRARGLGLGGELSFAFAGARHTLGVAVDEEDGSLWAVIGDATGGRSSYRFRFLKPGIPAADGSISVDLNRIQLPPCAFADHFVCPFPPPGNTLPFEIAAGERRLKGALASGI, encoded by the coding sequence ATGAGCGCTGACGCAACCGACACCGGCGAAACCGATGTCGCGGACGATACCGATGCCACCGACGCCACCGGTGCCACCGACGAAACGGATGATCCGGCCACGGCTTGGAAGCAGTGGCACGAGCACCGGGTGGCCGCCGTGTCCTCCCCCTACGGGCCGCTCGCACTGACCGGCACGCACTGGCTCGCCGATTACCCGGAAGGTCGAATTCCGGCCGTTCCGGGGCACTGGCGGGCCGCCGCCGGAGGCGTGACCCTGACCGCCGCTCCCGGAGACGGGATCACCCTGGACGGCGAACCCCTCGCCGGCGCCGCCGTCCTCGCCGCCGACGAGGCGCCGCCCGCGCACTCCCGGCTGCGGGCGGGGGAGGTACGGCTCGTGGTGATCCGGCGCGAAGGGGAATGGGCGGTACGCGTGTTCGACCCGGCCGCACCGGGCCGCGCGGCCTTCACCGGGATCGAGGCCACCCCGTACGACCCGGCGTACGCCGTGCCGGGGCACTTCTCCCCGTACGGGCAGGACCGGACGGTCCAGGTCGAGAACGTCGACGGGCGGGCGCGCGGGCTCGGCCTGGGCGGCGAGCTGAGCTTCGCCTTCGCGGGCGCCCGGCACACGCTGGGGGTCGCGGTGGACGAGGAGGACGGCAGTCTCTGGGCGGTCATCGGCGATGCCACGGGGGGCCGTTCCAGCTACCGGTTCCGCTTCCTCAAGCCCGGAATCCCGGCCGCCGACGGCTCGATCTCCGTGGACCTCAACCGGATCCAGTTGCCTCCCTGCGCCTTCGCGGACCACTTCGTCTGCCCCTTCCCTCCGCCGGGCAACACCCTGCCCTTCGAGATCGCGGCGGGCGAAAGGCGGCTGAAAGGCGCCCTTGCTAGCGGTATCTGA
- a CDS encoding acyl-CoA dehydrogenase family protein, which yields MSFVPTDPLGLDELLTPEDLAIRDTVRGWAADRVLPHIAEWYENGELPGIREIAKELGALGALGMSLQGYGCAGASAVQYGLACLELEAADSGIRSLVSVQGSLAMYAIWKYGSEEQKQRWLPGMAAGELIGCFGLTEPDVGSDPGAMRTHAKRDGSDWVLNGRKMWITNGSVAAVAVVWAQTEEGIRGFAVPTDSAGFSAPEIKHKWSLRASVTSELILDDVRLPADAVLPGVSGLKGPLGCLSHARYGIVWGSMGAARASFESALDYAKTREQFGRPIGGFQLTQAKLADMALELHKGILLAHHLGRRMDAGTLRPEQISFGKLNNVREAIEICRTARTILGANGISLEYPVMRHATNLESVLTYEGTVEMHQLVLGKALTGLDAFR from the coding sequence GTGTCCTTCGTTCCCACCGACCCGCTCGGGCTCGACGAACTCCTCACGCCCGAGGACCTCGCGATCCGGGACACCGTCCGCGGCTGGGCCGCCGACCGGGTCCTGCCGCACATCGCCGAGTGGTACGAGAACGGCGAACTGCCCGGGATCCGGGAGATCGCCAAGGAGCTCGGAGCCCTCGGGGCGCTCGGCATGTCACTCCAGGGATACGGCTGCGCGGGCGCGAGCGCCGTCCAGTACGGGCTCGCCTGCCTGGAACTGGAGGCCGCCGACTCGGGGATCCGCTCGCTGGTCTCCGTACAGGGCTCGCTCGCGATGTACGCGATCTGGAAGTACGGCTCCGAGGAGCAGAAGCAGCGGTGGCTGCCGGGCATGGCCGCCGGCGAACTCATCGGCTGCTTCGGCCTCACCGAACCGGACGTCGGGTCGGACCCCGGCGCGATGCGCACCCACGCCAAGCGGGACGGCTCGGACTGGGTCCTGAACGGCCGCAAGATGTGGATCACCAACGGCTCGGTGGCCGCCGTGGCCGTCGTCTGGGCGCAGACCGAGGAGGGGATCCGCGGGTTCGCCGTCCCCACGGACAGCGCCGGCTTCTCCGCGCCGGAGATCAAGCACAAGTGGTCCCTGCGCGCCTCGGTGACCAGCGAGCTGATCCTGGACGACGTACGGCTGCCCGCCGACGCGGTGCTTCCGGGCGTCAGCGGACTCAAGGGGCCGCTCGGCTGTCTCAGCCACGCGCGGTACGGGATCGTCTGGGGATCGATGGGAGCGGCGCGGGCCAGTTTCGAGTCGGCGCTGGACTACGCGAAGACGCGCGAGCAGTTCGGCAGGCCGATCGGCGGCTTCCAGCTCACGCAGGCCAAGCTCGCGGACATGGCGCTGGAGCTCCACAAGGGGATCCTGCTCGCCCACCACCTGGGCCGCCGGATGGACGCGGGGACCCTGCGGCCGGAGCAGATCAGCTTCGGCAAGCTCAACAACGTCCGCGAGGCCATCGAGATCTGTCGCACCGCGCGGACGATCCTCGGTGCCAACGGGATCTCCCTCGAGTACCCCGTCATGCGGCACGCCACCAACCTCGAATCGGTCCTCACCTACGAGGGCACCGTCGAGATGCATCAGCTCGTGCTGGGCAAGGCGCTCACCGGGCTCGACGCCTTCCGCTAG
- a CDS encoding S1 family peptidase: MTNKRNFRSRLLAVATGLTAVATIAVPASASEAPSGGSVNAERLAAVEASLLRADVAGTAWGTDPATGTLVVTADSTVSDANIEKIKKEAGANASAVRIERTHGKLSKLLTGGSGIWTSQWRCSAGFNVRKGTTYYIVTAGHCTEGAGTWYANSTGSTKIGPTRGSSFPTNDYGLVRYDNKSLSHKGMVGSQDIKDAISAKVGLSVKRRGNTTGTHGGKVTGLNYTVNYGNGEIVYGLIRTNVCAEPGDSGGPLYSGTHAVGLTSGGNGNCTSGGTTYFQPVKEALSRYGVSVY, translated from the coding sequence GTGACGAACAAGCGCAACTTCCGTTCCCGGCTCCTCGCCGTGGCCACCGGCCTGACCGCCGTGGCCACCATCGCGGTTCCCGCGTCGGCGTCCGAGGCCCCGAGCGGCGGCAGCGTCAACGCCGAGCGCCTCGCCGCGGTGGAGGCCTCGCTCCTGCGGGCCGACGTCGCCGGCACCGCCTGGGGCACGGACCCCGCTACGGGGACCCTCGTGGTCACCGCGGACTCCACCGTCTCGGACGCGAACATAGAGAAGATCAAGAAGGAGGCCGGGGCGAACGCCTCGGCAGTGCGCATCGAGCGGACCCACGGCAAGCTGTCGAAGCTGCTCACCGGCGGCAGCGGCATCTGGACCTCGCAGTGGCGTTGCTCCGCGGGCTTCAACGTCCGCAAGGGCACCACGTACTACATCGTGACCGCGGGGCACTGCACCGAAGGTGCCGGCACCTGGTACGCGAACTCCACCGGTTCCACCAAGATCGGCCCCACTCGGGGCAGCAGCTTCCCGACGAACGACTACGGGCTTGTCCGCTACGACAACAAGTCCCTGTCGCACAAGGGCATGGTCGGCAGCCAGGACATCAAGGACGCCATCAGCGCCAAGGTCGGCCTGTCGGTCAAGCGCCGCGGCAACACCACCGGTACCCACGGTGGCAAGGTGACCGGTCTGAACTACACCGTGAACTACGGCAACGGTGAGATCGTCTACGGCCTCATCCGGACCAACGTCTGCGCCGAGCCCGGCGACAGCGGCGGCCCGCTGTACTCCGGCACCCACGCGGTCGGCCTCACCTCCGGCGGCAACGGCAACTGCACCTCGGGCGGGACCACTTACTTCCAGCCCGTGAAGGAAGCCCTCTCCCGCTACGGCGTCAGCGTCTACTAG
- a CDS encoding DUF5685 family protein: MFGIVRPCTHRLGERFKTEWMAHLCGLCLALRGDHGQFARIVTNYDGLLVSVLTEAQSGPAPGSRRTAGPCPLRGMRTAAVANGEGARLAAAVSLVLASAKVRDHVADRDGLLARAPIALAARRVARGWDRAGARTGASLGFDTAVLVDAVDRQAGIETLAGAGTPVLVVTEPTETATAAAFAHTATLAGRPGNAPALAEAGRYFGRLAHLLDAVEDQAADAAAGAWNPLTATGTPVAEARRLCDDALRGIRLALREVEFADAGLAHRLLVHELRTSVDRAFGTAGCAHTAADRAPEGSFGPPPVDFGPPPAPPRKPRRDLLPGCAVALGLFCTCQLCCTEHEGPWSRERKDPWCDAGDCCDGCDCCGDCGCGDCCCCPCDGC, encoded by the coding sequence TTGTTCGGCATCGTCAGACCATGCACGCACCGCCTCGGGGAACGGTTCAAGACGGAGTGGATGGCCCATCTCTGCGGGCTGTGCCTGGCACTTCGGGGGGACCACGGACAGTTCGCGAGGATCGTGACCAACTACGACGGGCTGCTCGTCTCCGTTCTGACGGAGGCTCAGTCCGGACCGGCCCCCGGCTCCCGGCGCACCGCGGGGCCCTGTCCACTGCGCGGGATGCGCACCGCCGCCGTGGCCAACGGCGAGGGGGCCCGGCTCGCGGCCGCCGTCTCGCTCGTCCTGGCCTCCGCGAAGGTGCGCGACCACGTCGCCGACCGGGACGGCCTGTTGGCCCGCGCCCCGATCGCCCTCGCGGCGCGCCGGGTGGCCCGGGGCTGGGACCGGGCGGGTGCCCGTACGGGGGCCTCGCTCGGCTTCGACACGGCCGTGCTCGTCGACGCCGTGGACCGGCAGGCGGGCATCGAGACCCTGGCCGGAGCCGGCACGCCGGTGCTGGTGGTGACCGAGCCGACCGAGACCGCCACGGCCGCCGCCTTCGCCCATACCGCGACCCTCGCCGGGCGGCCAGGCAACGCCCCCGCGCTCGCCGAGGCCGGACGCTACTTCGGGAGGCTCGCGCACCTGCTGGACGCCGTCGAGGACCAGGCGGCGGACGCGGCCGCGGGCGCCTGGAACCCGCTCACCGCCACCGGGACCCCCGTCGCCGAGGCCCGCAGGCTGTGCGACGACGCCCTGCGGGGCATCCGGCTGGCGCTGCGGGAGGTGGAGTTCGCCGACGCGGGGCTGGCCCACCGGCTGCTCGTGCACGAGCTGCGCACCTCGGTGGACCGGGCCTTCGGGACCGCGGGCTGCGCCCACACGGCGGCGGACCGGGCGCCCGAGGGCTCCTTCGGCCCGCCCCCGGTGGACTTCGGCCCGCCGCCGGCGCCCCCGCGAAAGCCCCGCCGCGACCTGTTGCCGGGCTGCGCGGTGGCCCTGGGGCTGTTCTGCACCTGCCAGCTGTGCTGCACGGAGCACGAGGGTCCGTGGTCCCGCGAGAGGAAGGACCCCTGGTGCGATGCCGGTGACTGCTGCGACGGCTGTGACTGCTGTGGCGACTGTGGGTGTGGTGACTGCTGCTGCTGTCCGTGTGACGGCTGCTGA
- a CDS encoding helix-turn-helix transcriptional regulator: MLDTSARLLRLLSLLQAHREWTGADLAGRLGVTPRTVRRDVDRLRELGYPVNASPGTGGGYQLGAGAELPPLLLDDDEAVAVAVGLRTAAGNGVEGIGEASVRALAKLEQVLPSRLRARVSALNRFTVPMFRGAGASPIDPSVLTELAGVCRDAERLRFGYRDHGGTVTRRTVEPHRLVCSERRWYLVAWDLDREGWRTFRVDRIEPRPPHGPRFTPRPPPAEDLAAYVSKGISQRVYAARAVVRLRVPEQEAARIVGPADGTLEPLDEQSCILRTGAVNLDVLVIHIMLIGCEFEVVEPAELTDRIRAARDRLGRSLAPREAAGEVKGL; this comes from the coding sequence ATGCTCGATACTTCCGCGCGACTGCTGCGCCTGTTGTCCCTGCTGCAGGCCCACCGGGAATGGACCGGCGCCGACCTGGCCGGCCGGCTCGGTGTGACGCCGCGGACCGTGCGCCGGGACGTGGACCGGCTGCGGGAGCTCGGTTACCCCGTGAACGCCAGTCCGGGCACCGGCGGCGGATACCAGTTGGGGGCCGGGGCCGAGCTGCCGCCGCTGCTGCTCGACGACGACGAGGCCGTCGCCGTGGCCGTGGGGCTGCGGACCGCCGCCGGGAACGGCGTGGAGGGCATCGGCGAGGCCTCCGTACGGGCGCTGGCGAAGCTGGAGCAGGTGCTGCCGTCGCGGCTGCGGGCCCGGGTGTCCGCACTGAACCGGTTCACCGTGCCCATGTTCCGCGGGGCGGGCGCCTCCCCCATCGACCCCTCCGTACTGACCGAGCTGGCCGGCGTCTGCCGCGACGCCGAGCGGCTGCGCTTCGGGTACCGGGACCACGGGGGCACCGTCACGCGCAGGACCGTCGAACCGCACCGGCTGGTGTGCAGCGAGCGCCGCTGGTACCTGGTCGCCTGGGATCTCGACCGGGAGGGCTGGCGGACCTTCCGGGTGGACCGGATCGAGCCCAGGCCCCCGCACGGACCGCGCTTCACCCCGCGTCCGCCGCCCGCCGAGGACCTCGCCGCCTACGTCTCCAAGGGCATCTCCCAACGGGTGTACGCGGCCCGGGCCGTCGTCCGGCTGCGGGTGCCCGAGCAGGAGGCGGCGCGGATCGTCGGACCGGCCGACGGGACCCTGGAGCCGCTCGACGAGCAGAGCTGCATCCTGCGCACCGGGGCCGTCAACCTCGATGTCCTCGTCATTCACATCATGCTGATCGGGTGTGAGTTCGAGGTCGTCGAACCGGCCGAACTGACGGACCGGATCCGGGCCGCGCGAGATCGGCTCGGCAGGTCTCTGGCACCGCGCGAAGCAGCCGGAGAAGTGAAGGGTTTGTAA
- a CDS encoding cell division protein SepF has product MGSVRKASAWLGLVEDSDDERYYDDDYAEAPQGGSVVGPGEQWVTDPRVKVASESAVDQGRRIATVTPDGFRDARGIGELFRDGVPVIVNLSSMDPGDAKRVVDFAAGLTFGLRGSIERVATRVFLLTPADTQIVSGEPAGRSRDFFNQS; this is encoded by the coding sequence ATGGGTTCGGTGCGCAAGGCGAGTGCCTGGCTGGGTCTCGTAGAGGACAGCGACGACGAGCGTTACTACGACGACGACTACGCGGAGGCCCCGCAGGGGGGTTCGGTGGTCGGCCCCGGCGAGCAGTGGGTCACGGACCCGCGCGTCAAGGTGGCGTCGGAGTCCGCCGTCGATCAGGGCCGCCGCATCGCGACGGTCACCCCGGACGGTTTCCGCGACGCCCGCGGCATCGGCGAGCTGTTCCGCGACGGTGTCCCGGTCATCGTGAACCTGTCCTCGATGGACCCGGGCGACGCGAAGCGCGTGGTCGACTTCGCGGCCGGCCTGACCTTCGGTCTGCGCGGTTCGATCGAGCGGGTGGCGACCAGGGTCTTCCTGCTGACCCCGGCCGACACCCAGATCGTGAGCGGCGAGCCCGCCGGCCGCTCGCGCGACTTCTTCAACCAGAGCTGA